The Artemia franciscana chromosome 11, ASM3288406v1, whole genome shotgun sequence DNA segment ttggtttgcagacttgtctTCCTACTCTTCCAAACTTTTGTCGACTGTGAGAAAACAccatgagccttggctattctactttaagtatcttcactgctcccaccgtctttactaataatactaccaaggtaagtgaagctgtccacctgatctaTCTTTTTGTTACACaccgtcaccttttcatctctGCCTATTCTCAGCCTTAGCTACTGTTAATTGTCAAACCTATTCTACCACCCTAAACTTGCAAAAGCTCTAAAAGTTCGATTATTTTGCTGACACTTTCATCttggatgcttaaatcatcaaaataatctaagtctaggaaagtttttcctccccatttgatttcgTGCTCTCCCGTTCTGCTCCTTAAGCCAAAGTGAATCAAAAGAATCCATTTTTGGGGACGTTATATTGATACGTGTTTATTATCATTCTGTTTCCTTTATTAGTGTTTAGAAGCCTGCTTAAGGAATTTGTTGTGTAGAAGTAGAAATCAGACAATCTTAACCCATTTTTCTAGATGGCGATAAAACCTGTGGTTTTTACTAAGTCTTGTCGTTTAATTGGCTTGGTATCAAATAGAAGTTGGCgccatccgatcaaaattagcGTGTATTCCTATTGGTTAAATACTGGATTGGTTGAAAAATTACCCATGATTATTGCCTGATTTcgacatatcttttttttccttattttttttctcttgtctcGTGTTCAGTAACACAGGCGTgataatttttcgaaatgttgtttaaaaaagaaagaaatagggCCAATGCCGTGTCTAGGGGGCTAGGGGTTTGAAACCCCTCCCTGAAATTAATGTCCGCCTTGGAATTATGTGACGAAAATgcatgtaaaattttaaacaaattgtCGCTccgttaaaattatttttttttttgtacgacACCCCACCCGAACAAAATTGAGTACGGCCTTGAATGAGGCATTAAAAGTTTATGGtgcttggtaaaaaaaagtgattggagatctTAAATGTGTCAACAGTTCGTAAACAGGGACGTAATTTTCTATTGGGCTTGGGGTTAATTCCCCCTACGGACCCCAGTTTGCTCTCCCCAGACCCAAATTGCCCCCACCCcctagctgaaatttagttttttcaaaaatattgtcaaaactatGATAAGCCCATATAATTCGAGCATCCAGTCTAGCGGGCTAGTTTTCTTAGTATCTTTGCCTTTGTGGTACTATAttgctcatttttcattttgaactgttattttctcttgatttgggaaaattggctccgactttgcccccccccccccggtatTTTGACGAAAATACGCCACTGTCGAAAAGCTAGCTGTAAGCCAGTTTAAAGTAAAGTAAACTTATAATCTCTTACTAATTGTTAAGCAACCTGTCTATTGAATGTAGATAAAGCATAAATAATATGCATCTTATGTCGGCGAAGTTTTCTATCAAGATCGTTAACAAAACTGGGAACTGTTAAAGCTgtcaaattattcaaatgatATTTCTTTTAAGCTGATTTATAATGTTTTCTAAGTAGGTAtgatagaatatttttagggactTCCCTTccctgaacttaaaaaaaaattctgcttcCTTCAATCAAGAAAACTAAATTCGCGCTTTCAAATGTATGTCATTAAACATGAATATCTCTATCTCCAGCACAAAATGGGAGAAGTTAAAccatttttctaagattttcaggAAATTATGAGTCGGATTTTAGTTTCACGTCACATATTCGGATCTCTTAACCAAACTCTACAAGCTATGGCAAGACcgctttatttaatttctaacagTTTGGCCACACAGACTAAAATAGTTTATAATCGACAAGATAGGGTGATCCTTTAAAGTATCGAATCTTCTTAAAAATAGTTCCCTTGGTCTCTCTTTTTACCGAACAATTCTTGGTGTCGTTCTGCTTATTTATAAATTTGCAGAATGTGGAAGTTAAAACTTTGCCTCAAAACATAATGCCTACGATATGTTTCCTATGTATTTCATCGTAGAAACAACTTCATTATATATCTGTTTCCAAGTATTTGCCGCATAAACGCCGCTTTTAGGCAACGTTTTTATCTTCCCAGGGAGATTTTTTCGTCCGGATAATCTTGTAAGGAATAGAACCGGATTCCCAATATTGACTTTTGttgattcgattttttttttttgtagaaggtccgtaattttcttgtaaaattgAAACTCCAATCTCGTAATTTAAAACAACATTATCAACggcctaattttcaaaatttctaatttgaGGCACTTTTTTTTCGGGATTTGGGACAAATTCTTTAGTTAATTTAGTTACAACCCTCCCTTGGGGTGCTTGGTGTTCTGAATTATATTATGAAGAAAGTAACGCTGGTCGAAATTAGGGATTTGCTGTGTAAAAGTTTGTTTGCTATACAtcggcgtaatttgctatgaggCAGGGGGAGCAACTGCCCCTCTGAGTTTAGTTCCCCCTTCCCCTAGACCCAAGTTTATGCTCTCTCCCCGCTgatatttagtttcttcaaaaatcttgtcaaaactaagataagcctgcatagttcaagcatccacagaaacgggtcGGTTTTTTAGTATGTTCTtgtctttatggtactatatggctaatttttcaattctctctgttattttcacttgatttgagaAAAGTTGCTCtaatttcgccccccccccaggataTTGACAAAATTTCGTCATTGTTGCTGGACatcttttgtgtattttttatttctattacaTTTCTTCCATACAATcctattatatttttacttaacagtatattttttatttttagtttttaatggaTCCAATGATTTTGAGTGTTCTTTATGTTTGGTGCATGCTCAATCAAGATCAGATTGTCAGTTTTTGGTTTGGAACGCAGTTTAGAGCCATGTATTTACCATGGGTTCTTTTGGCTTTTCGTATGATTCTTTCGGGAGGGTAAGTTTTGATTTCGTTTCTATGAAATATATTTATCATTTACTTAGAGCCATGTACTTACCATAGGTTCCACTGGGTTtccgtattatttttttaggaggGAAAGTTATGATTTAATTTCCATGAAATGTACTTACCATGCACTTAGAGCCATGTATTAACCATGGTTTCTACTGATTTTTCATATGATTCTTTCCGGATGGTAAGTTTTAATTTGCTTTCCATGAAATTCGTGAATATTTCAGTTTTGGTTAGTAGAATAATTACCAACAGCTTCATCAACTTTTTTGCAGGAAGTAAGGACGCTGTACTATGTTTGAACAGAGATCATGCAAGGACTTTTATTCTGTATGACTAGAGTGGGCCCATTGTCTCATTATTCTAACCTTTGTTAGTCTAAAAGtataaaatgttaaattttgtaaaaaaaaatattttctaacaactgatcttcttttttcctggaaatttttCTGAACGCCTGATGACAACCATAGATTAGAAATATGATCCTCTTCTTCCTACTTGAAATACCCCCctcctcgtttttttttattcagtctcTGTTTTATTACTGAGTTATCTAAAATTTAGTTTATGGGCCGATCGGCCATTTTACTCATTATAgcaactattttctttttaacaacCAAAGGGGCTTTAATCATCACCATAGTTATGCCTACAAAAGGGCTTGAACAAAAAGTTTAATGAGAATATTGTGTGCTATCGTAATAGCAGGCATATTTATGCTTCCGTCtcatcaaagaaaattttaaactcaAGACTTAGGCAAAATTGGATTAAATAATACCGgatgaaattattattaaatgataatgactttatttatttatttatttaattttttcacatattgATTCTGCAGGAATTTCGTTTAACTGTTCCCGTAATTACGTTCTGAGTGACTGCATAATGTACaacgaaaaaaatagaagaaaaaaaaaaataagaaaaagacaaaacctAACGAGGAAGATTTTAAAGCCagtaaatgaaatgaaaagacGAAACAGAAATTTATGTAACTACTTCCGCTAAGCCATCGTCAgtgtagaagaaaaaaaataacgttTTGAAGTAGTCTGTATTAAAAGGGGGAAAtgactaaagaaaaataaaccacaaATAAGATACCATTCAAAACGGGATTGGACGTGAATTCTGCTCCGATGAGTAATGCAGCCTGTCTATTGAATTGATTTGTATTAAGAGAATTCGATACCTTAAGCATCATTTTGTGAGCCTCAACATCGGCTGACTTTCTCAAAGGCAAAGGGTCCATTAGTGAATTCTCCCCTGGGAATACTTACCATTGAAACCTATTGAGAATTTGTGATTTGGCCatgaaattcaattaaaaagacACTGGAATTGTGTGTCgacaagtttttaattttaagggggttgaaaaacagaaaattcgAAGACAGGTCAAATTGATCAAATGACATTTCTTTTGAGgtgatttttgaaattctcGTTAGCAGATATAGGCCTACTAGAACGTTTTTAGGGACAACCCTTCCccgaattttaaaagaaaattctgctctgtttgatcgaaaaaaaacaaatttacactTCCTAATGATATAaacttctttaaaattaaatatctgTATCACCTGAACAAAACAAGAGAAGTAACAAAGTTTATCTAAGATTTCGGGAAAAGTAGATGTCGGTTTTTTTTGGCCGTTTATTCAGATTGCTTATCCAAGCCCTACCAGTTATGGTAAGGCCAACCAATCAACtctaaatagtttggccacacaaactaaaaaagtttaaaatggaCGAGGTAGGTTGATTCTTTATGGTATCAAATCCCCTTAGGACATCTAATTGATGTAGTTTAAATATGAGAAGAGGCGCGGGTTGAACCTCTTTGtattaaattatcataaatgAGACTCTGACTGGTGCTGACAAAGTGGGCTAGAGATTGAAAATTATGCACCGTTGATAAAGATTGTCAGAGACAGAATTTATGAACAGTTTACCAAAGGGAGTCGGATACAGGGCTTATCGATTGTTGACCGAAAAGTGTGGGAGCGAAAGCATACACACAGTCTACCATATAGCTAGGCTCTGTCTACGACACCCTTTTGGTCAACAGTGAGTACGCTCTGTCAACAAAACTCTTCTAGAAACAGTACATGCGCTCTATCCTCAATCTGTATTGGTCATTAGTGTTTACTTGAAGGGGTTGGAGACAGAGTAAAGGTACTGTCTACCAAAAGTTGTTGGGAATGGAACGGGTACTATTGACCAAATGGGGTTAGAAGGCCGAGCTTGTGCCACGTTAGCCAAGGAGGGCTCGGGAAATGGAGTGATCGGACTGTCAActcagaaagtattttaaacgGAACGTGTATAGTCCTTCTCAAAGAGGATCATAGGGCATATAGTACGAATTGCGTATGCTAAGGGGTTTGGAAATCAACAAAGGCTATTCgcataatgtttttatttgtatgatagtattcttgtattttttaaacaatgacTGCATTCGGAATACGTAGATAGATTATACATTTCTattctatctcttttttttatttcaaaacaaatattttgtattcatttcttatcttatatattttatgtaaCCTTCTCCCTTAGAGAATCCTTTCGGGTTTAGTTGTATAAATTCAGTGTCTATAACAGCCACATGGTCAGTGGAAAAGTAATTATCCTAAAACAAGATAGTATTAATCTATGTGTGAGAAAAGTGTAAGGTCCTGAAAAACAAGTAGGACAAAAATACGTGTCAAACTAGGCTATACGAGAATCGTTAAAATTAATTGTCAGAGCTGTAGATACCATATAACCCTTAGTATACCCTTGTGTGTAAATACCCTTAACgaattatggattttttttgtgaaaaatcaatatatatgAAATGATAGGAGCTAAGGTTATGTGGTTatgaataatttatattcagTAATGAATAATTATAcgtaatcaaaaattgaattgcTTATTATGGCCTCTTGAGGTATGATTTTAACGGTGaagttaatttgttttgatgTAAGGTTTTCGGGGCCGATTAGGATGTGTGATTTTGCATTAattgttttgtaatttgtttagTCATGGATTGTTTTTAGAGTATTTTTGCCACCCCCTCGGACACGTTTTTCACTTCTCGGGGTGGCTGTTAATACtgatgttgtttttgtttttgtttttttttgtttaataaatatcACTCTCTACATGAACTAAATTTATATTGaccctatttttcttttttgctgttgAGTGCTGTACATTGAGTGATGATTTACGatattgttctatttttttttcagtggtttgaGTGAAATCGTTGGGATTCTTGTTGGTCATCTATATTTCTTTCTTGCGTTCAAGTATCCTCAAGATTTTGGTGGAGCATCTCTTTTGCAAACTCCGCAATTCCTGTAAGTGCTCCActtgttaaaattttattttgtgtcatTTTTAGACCTGATTCTGTGTGAATCAGACCAATCGCTTCATAGGCATATCCAGGGTTGCCACTGGtgaaaaaatcacttttcaccagtgtaattttttgattttagcAATTCTTCGATTGATttggtgattttcttcaataatataGTTATTTACGTGCTGATTTGgcgatttttttgtttagcgaacataaaagatctttaaaaacaGTGGTGAATCTCTATGGGTGAAAATTCTTGGATATCCTCAAACTCTAGAACTATAGCAAACTGAATCTCAGGGTAAGGAGGGATTCCTATCCTCATGTGCACAAGTACATATTTAAACATAGTCGGGCATATTTCTGACCTTTGGTAGGGGGGAGGCAGATAATTTTTCCTTAGGGGTATCAGGTCAGAAACGAAAATGCATGATGAAATATGATGTCGACCAATCATAATTTACATCAGGGTTGCAACAAAagctgtaacctagtaaagCGCGAACCGCAGTCCCTAGTAACTGGAAATTAAAACgcccttttaaataaatttttaagtgtTAAATAATCGCTATTAGACAGTGATTCAAGCACGGTAGCCATTATTcatattaaactttaaaaaaagtaacgatgaaatcaagtttggtcttgaagaaattttttgcTTTAACTACATTCCTTTGTATTGAATAGGGAAAGACATTGTTGTTTTCTTGCGCATTTACTTGAAATCACTGCGGATCTCATCGATTGCAGCAAAAGCTATACTGGAGACTGTACTAAAGCTGTACTGGAGAGAGgagcagttttttttcttaacgtCGTGATCGGCTGTAGCAGAACcagagaaactaaataaaaacgcTTTTTGagtgctgaccaatggtctacgttgcgcaggtaccgatctcctgaCTTGCTGCCTTCCGCCaggagtgcaatgcgtggttgggggtgAATCATCTGACGCTTCCTGTGTTTTCTGCCAGATTTCTCCAGTGgtccatttagagctgggttgactttagctgagcttacagagtcacaccgagcgtcccaaaccaaataaccagcaacacCAGGAATCGAACCCCAGCtctcaggatttcaagtctgGAGCGGTAACCACTTGGCTAGGAAGGCTGTAAAAGAAGCAGAGGAAggagaataatttcttttctagATTTTGGAGACGAGTATACTTCTCAAATGGCGAATAGACAGATAGCAGTTTTAGACATTAGGTATAATGGAGGCTTCTCAAATGAAGTTACACacctaaattcaaaaatctaaaCAGAGAAATATACTTTTAAACTTAGTATAGATGTCTACACTTAGGCATTTACATATATACTTCTATAACGCATGCAGGTCTTTCTGTTAGAAATTTAAATCAGTTTAAAACTGTATTTAAACACTGCCATTTAAAGTAATTCAAGTTCTCTTATTGCTGTTGTCTTGTTGACATTCATATATAACCAAAGTGCAATTTTCTGGAGATACAAATGTCTTTTGGGTTTTTTCAATTTGTGTCCCCCTCCTTTCaaattgtcatattttttttacattttagaaatttttagaatttgcagACGAGTATACTTCCCAAACGACAAGTAGACGAGTAGACACCTGATATAACCGAGACTTCACAAAGGCATTTACATACATAAATTCGAAAATCTGAATAGAGAAATATATCTTTAAACCTAATATTGATGTCTACATTCAGGCATTTACATACAGACGTCTACTATAAATGCAAACCTCATTATTTAGAAATTTAGACATCTAcagtaaaaaaaggaactttAATGTCCACAATAATTGTAGAAACTATCGCTGTTACCTTGTGGACACTCGTATCTAGAACAAAGCGCAATTATCCggagaagaaaaatatatcGAGTATTTTCTGTATAAATGTGCTTTTGTTGCGTTTTTCCAAGTTATGTACCCCtcttcaaattttcagttttctttttcttcttctttttttaaattttaaatgaacaTTTATGGTTtggttaaaaacaaaatatgatctTAATTTAAGCAAATTAGAAAGCTCTCGCTACTGAGCATAAATGCAGACATCTATATTCAGATATTTCGACATCTGCAATATAAGTAAATTTACAATAACTACGAtaatgcaatatatatatagtatcaagtattaagttaTTGACACTTTTTCTAACGAGCAGTCCGCAAAAGTATTCAAACTTTTTCATAAAGACATCGAAAACAAATGTTAGCATTAAGAAAATAGTAaagcatttcattgaaaatgtaatttttcctTAAGATTTTAACGAAGCACAAGGTAtttcttttgacttttttgtGATGAAGATTCTAGATATTTCGAGTTTTATCATTCAATGTGGCTTTGAAACCTGCTTGTGAAAGGCTACTTGAGGAAATGTTGCGATATGCCCATATATGAGGTGACGGATTGGGGAACTAAAAAGCTAGCAGGGTCGGGGTAGCTTTGGAACTACTGCCTGCTATCTTAATCGGATCTTGCAAGGTGTCTTTGGGCTATTTTTTAATAGCTTCATATCTTCATATACTGTGCTATTGTACTGGATTATCTTTTCTATTCAGTTCGTTTCTCTTATTATTCTTTGTATGAATTTGTAATCTCTTCTTGTAGGTACAACTACTTTCCTGGCAGGGCTCCGGGCACTGGGCTGTTTAGTAGACCTCCTCAAGAAAGATCAGGAAGTTGGGGCAGAGGCAATAGACTCGGAGGAAATTGAAAATGAGTATTGTTTTAGACAATGTTACTGCGACTTAAAGCTGTCAAGAAATTTAGGTTGTAAATAATGATGgtgtaaataatttttggtgTTCTTTGTCAGGTGCTGGAATGCAATAAGTCTATTCCACAGTTTAAACTGAGTTTTCGTTTTTCTTCACAAACTATTTGTGTTCTTACAACTCTAATGGTTAAgtgttgcaaaaaaaagtttcgaaAACGTTGGATTTTGTCAGATAAAGCCTTCAATGGGAGAAGCCAATTACAGTGTATTTCTTCAGTCTAAGATTACTTTTAGGtatcttttgataggtaagtcATTGCAGAATTTTTAACATATCGTGCCGTTGGTATAAACCAGTGAAACGGATAAAAATGATTGATATACTCAACCCAGGGCAACTGGAAATGTTCAGCTCACCCTGAAATAACTAGAAATTTTTCCGGTGGTAGTGGGACAAGTCATCATCAGAGATTGACGAAGGAAAGGCTGGAGCCCAAT contains these protein-coding regions:
- the LOC136033133 gene encoding derlin-1-like → MSEISNWFQNIPFITRHWFGITIGATLLGKIGIIPLKHVYLDYDLVFRSLQIWRPATSLFAYPLSPNTGFHFLMNLFFLYTYSMKLETGIFSTRPADYIFMLTFNWLACVLFGLFMSMPFLMDPMILSVLYVWCMLNQDQIVSFWFGTQFRAMYLPWVLLAFRMILSGGGLSEIVGILVGHLYFFLAFKYPQDFGGASLLQTPQFLYNYFPGRAPGTGLFSRPPQERSGSWGRGNRLGGN